One window of the Clostridiales bacterium genome contains the following:
- a CDS encoding alpha-glucosidase/alpha-galactosidase: MSFKIAFIGAGSIGFTRRLLRDVLAVKEFSNIEVAFTDINRHNLDMVTQLCQRDIDANGLNIKIQASTDRRAMLKDAKYVFNVVRIGGLDAFRLDIDIPLKYGIDQCVGDTLCAGGIMYGQRGIPVVLEFCKDIREVASPDCLLLNYANPNAMLTWACNKYGGVRTIGLCHGVQGGHEQIAEVLGLKKEEVDIICAGINHQTWYIQVKHNGEDMTGKLLEAYEKHPVYSKTEKVRIDMLRRFGYYSTESNGHLSEYVPWYRKRPDEIRDWIDLGVWINGETGGYLRVCTEGRNWFESDFPNWLKEPPMEFTQEKRSKEHGSYILEGLETGRLYRGHFNVVNEGTITNLPDDAVVEVPGYVDANGINIPKVGDLPLGCAAVCNASISVQRLAVEAAVHGDDILLRQAMMMDPLVGAVCNPPEIWQLVDEMLVAQEKWLPQYTRQIEEAKERLKSGRLIPTREGYQGAARLHTKTVEEMSADRAAAKENAGAADKAEKRPVAK; the protein is encoded by the coding sequence ATGTCGTTCAAAATTGCATTCATCGGGGCAGGAAGCATAGGCTTTACAAGGAGGCTTTTGAGGGATGTACTAGCAGTAAAGGAATTCAGCAATATTGAAGTAGCTTTTACCGACATTAACCGACACAATTTGGACATGGTTACGCAGCTTTGCCAGAGGGATATAGATGCCAACGGGTTGAACATAAAAATACAGGCTTCTACCGACCGCAGAGCCATGCTGAAGGACGCCAAATATGTTTTCAATGTGGTTAGGATCGGAGGATTGGATGCGTTTAGGCTGGATATCGATATACCGCTGAAATATGGTATCGACCAGTGTGTGGGGGATACCCTCTGTGCCGGAGGTATAATGTACGGGCAACGCGGGATTCCTGTGGTTTTGGAGTTCTGTAAGGACATTAGGGAGGTTGCATCTCCTGATTGTCTCCTTCTTAATTATGCCAATCCCAATGCAATGCTGACATGGGCGTGCAACAAGTACGGCGGGGTTAGGACCATCGGCCTGTGCCACGGGGTGCAGGGTGGACACGAGCAGATAGCCGAAGTACTTGGACTTAAGAAGGAGGAAGTGGATATCATATGTGCAGGCATAAACCATCAGACTTGGTACATACAGGTGAAGCACAATGGCGAGGACATGACCGGCAAATTGCTTGAAGCGTATGAAAAGCACCCTGTTTACAGCAAGACCGAAAAGGTTAGGATAGATATGCTTCGCCGTTTCGGATATTACAGTACCGAGTCCAACGGGCACCTAAGCGAATATGTGCCATGGTACAGAAAGCGTCCTGATGAGATTCGTGACTGGATTGATCTAGGCGTATGGATCAATGGGGAAACCGGCGGATATCTCCGGGTATGCACTGAGGGCAGGAATTGGTTTGAATCGGACTTTCCCAACTGGCTTAAGGAACCCCCCATGGAGTTTACACAGGAAAAACGGAGTAAGGAACATGGGTCGTATATACTGGAAGGATTGGAAACCGGCCGTTTGTATAGAGGCCATTTTAATGTAGTAAATGAAGGGACAATAACCAATTTACCGGATGATGCAGTGGTGGAAGTCCCTGGATATGTAGATGCCAATGGAATAAATATACCAAAAGTCGGTGACTTGCCGCTGGGTTGTGCAGCTGTTTGCAATGCCAGCATCAGCGTACAGCGGTTGGCCGTAGAAGCGGCTGTACATGGTGACGATATTCTTCTGAGGCAGGCAATGATGATGGACCCATTGGTTGGTGCGGTTTGTAATCCCCCGGAAATTTGGCAGCTGGTGGATGAGATGCTGGTAGCGCAGGAAAAATGGCTGCCACAGTATACAAGACAAATCGAAGAGGCGAAAGAAAGATTGAAATCAGGTAGGCTGATTCCAACTAGAGAAGGCTATCAGGGAGCTGCCAGATTACATACAAAGACCGTGGAAGAAATGTCCGCTGACAGGGCGGCAGCCAAAGAGAATGCAGGCGCCGCAGATAAAGCAGAAAAACGTCCGGTGGCAAAATAA
- a CDS encoding DegV family protein translates to MECKIIADSSCELTPEMKKSMNIEIVPLTLRLEDKEYIDDDRLDVSQYIKDMKECKTPLKTSCPSPADFLNKFETGKSNFVVTLSSKISGTYQSAVTAKNIFTEKNKNYIHVFDSMSASVGETLICMKINELVKNGMNEDEVTRNVNEYISSMKTYFLLENLEHLAKSGRISHLVAKVASVLDLKLIMGSNGEGGIRLVEKVRSYKKAFNRFLDACSENGVKLEEKILGIAHCNCPDRALKFKEEVKKRYNFKDIIIVGMSGLTSSYADEGGMVIAF, encoded by the coding sequence ATGGAATGTAAAATTATTGCCGACAGCAGTTGTGAATTAACTCCTGAAATGAAAAAAAGTATGAATATAGAGATAGTTCCCCTGACCCTCAGGCTTGAAGATAAAGAATATATAGATGACGACAGGCTTGATGTATCGCAATACATCAAAGATATGAAAGAATGTAAAACGCCTCTCAAAACATCGTGTCCATCTCCTGCAGATTTTTTAAACAAATTTGAAACCGGTAAAAGTAATTTTGTCGTTACATTGTCATCAAAAATCAGCGGTACATATCAAAGCGCAGTTACTGCCAAAAATATTTTTACGGAAAAAAACAAAAACTATATACATGTCTTCGATTCGATGAGTGCATCTGTAGGCGAAACGCTTATATGCATGAAAATAAACGAACTCGTTAAAAACGGCATGAATGAAGATGAAGTCACCCGAAATGTCAACGAATATATAAGCAGCATGAAGACCTATTTTTTGCTTGAAAACTTAGAGCACCTCGCAAAGTCAGGGAGGATCAGCCATCTGGTTGCAAAAGTTGCATCCGTACTCGACTTAAAGCTCATAATGGGCTCAAACGGAGAAGGTGGCATACGGCTGGTTGAAAAAGTAAGAAGCTACAAAAAAGCCTTTAACAGATTCCTTGATGCATGCAGCGAAAACGGAGTCAAACTTGAAGAAAAAATACTTGGCATTGCTCACTGCAATTGTCCAGATAGAGCGCTTAAGTTCAAAGAAGAGGTAAAAAAGAGATATAACTTTAAGGA